The DNA segment GCTCGGCCCGCTCCTGCGCCAGCCGCTCCACCTGGTCGACCACCTCGCAGCCGCCGTAGTAGCGGTGCCCGGGCGTCCCCTCGGCGTACTTGTTGGTCAGGCAGCTGCCCATCGCCTCCAGGACCGCCGGACTGGTGAAGTTCTCCGAGGCGATCAGCTCCAGCCCCGCGCCCTGGCGGCGCGCCTCGGCGCGAATCAGCCGCGCCACCTCGGGGTCGGTCCGCTCCAGCTCCCTCATCGTCGACAAGCTCGTGGACACGCCCTCACCTCTCCCCTCCGGCTCACTCTTGCGCCGTCTCCCCGGGCCGGGCGGAGCCCGGCCGCCAGCGGAGCACCGGGTGACGCGCCGCCGTCACCTCGTCCAGCCTCCGCACGGGCGTGGTGAAGGGAGCCTGGCGAAGCTTCTCCGGCTCCTCGTGCGCCTCGCGGACGATCGCCTCCAGCGCCTCCGCATAGGCGTCCAGGGTGGCCAGGCTCTCCGTCTCGGTCGGCTCGATCATCAGCGCTTCCTCCACGATCAGGGGGAAGTAGACGGTGCCGGGATGGAAGCCGTAGTCGAGCAGCCGCTTGGCCACGTCCAGGACGCGGATCCCCGTCTCCCGCTTCAGCCCTGCCCCGGAGAGGACGAACTCGTGCTTGCAGCTCCGGTCGTAGGGCAGGTCGAAGCTGCGGGCCAGGCGTCGCATCAGGTAGTTGGCGTTGAGGACGGAGCTCTCCGCCACCTGCCGGAGGCCCTCCGCGCCCAGCGTCAGGATGTAGGCATAGGCGCGGACGGCGACGGCGAAGTTCCCCCAGAAGGCCTGCACCTTGCCGACGCTCCCCGGACCCGGGCGGTCGAGCCCCTCGGGATCGCCCCAGTCGAGGCGGTAGCGGTCGCCCTCCCGGACCACCAGGGGCCGCGGCAGGAAGCGCTCCAGCCCCGCCACGACGCCCACGGGGCCCGAGCCGGGGCCGCCGCCCCCGTGCGGGCCGGAGAAGGTCTTGTGCAGGTTGAGGTGGACGATGTCGAAGCCCATGTCGCCCGGCCGGGCGAGGCCCAGGATGGCGTTCAGGTTGGCGCCGTCGTAGTAGAGGAGGGCGCCCGCCTCGTGCACCCTGCGAGCGATCTCCAGCGTCCGCTCGTCGAAGAGGCCGAGCGTGTTCGGATTGGTCAGCATCAGGGCGGCCACGTCCGGCCCGAGCACGCGGTCGAGGTCCTCGACGTCGATGCCGCCGCGGGCGTCGGAGCGGACCTCCACCACCTGGTAGCCGGCCATGGCGGCGCTGGCCGGGTTGGTCCCGTGGGCGGAGTCGGGGACGATCACCCGCGTCCGCTCCTCGCCCCGGCTCTCGTGGTAGGCGCGGACGATGGAGAGGCCGGTGAACTCGCCCTGGGCGCCGGCCACCGGCTGGAGCGAGAAGCGGGCCATGCCGGTGATCTCCGCCAGCGCCGCCTCCAGCCGCGCCATCAGCTCCAGGGCCCCCTGCGCGCCCGCCTCGGGCGTCAGCGGGTGGAGGTCGCGGAAACCGGGCAGCGCCGCCATCGCGTCGTTCCGCTTCGGGTTGTACTTCATGGTGCAGGAGCCGAGCGGGTAGAAGCCGTTGTCGATGGCGTAGTTCATCTCGGAGAGGCGGGTGTAGTGGCGGACCACCTCCGGCTCGGTCACCTCGGGCAGGAGGGGCGGGCTCTTCCGCAGGAGTCCCTCGGGAAGGCCGGGCAGTTCTCCGCCTGCGGCCTCTTCCGCGTCCGGCACGTCCAGCGGCGGCAGCTCGGCCCCCTGGTGGCCCGGGCCGCCCAGCTCGTAGATGAGCGGCTCGCTCATGCCGCCAGCACCTCCTTCAGGGCGGCGACGTAACCGTCCAGCTCGGCCCGGCTCCGCTTCTCGGTCACGGCCACCAGGAGCCGTCGCTCCCATCCGGGGCGGACACGGCCGAGCGGGAAGCCGGCCAGGAAGCCCTTCTCCAGCATGGCGCCCACCACGCCCTCGGCCTCGCGCTCGAACTCCACCACGAACTCGTCGAAGAAGGGGCCGCCCAGGGGCAGGCGGACGCCGGGCAGCCCCGCCAGCTCGCCGGCCAGGTAGCGCGCCTTGAGCGCCGACTGCCGCGCCACCTCGCGGAGCCCCGCCGGACCCAGGGTGGCCAGGTAGATGCTGGCGGCCAGCGCCACCAGCGCCTCGTTGGTGCAGACGTTGGAGGTGGCGCGCTCGCGGCGGATGTGCTGCTCCCGCGCCTGGAGCGTCAGGACGTAGCCGACGCGGCCGTCCACGTCCCGGGTCTGCCCCGCGATCCGGCCGGGCATGCGCCGGACGAACCGCTCGCGCGCGGCCAGGAAGCCCAGGTAGGGCCCGCCGAACTGGAGGTGGCTCCCCAGCGGCTGCCCCTCGCCCACCGCGATGTCGGCGCCCAGCTCGCCCGGCGACGCCAGCAGGCCGAGCGCGACCGGGTCGACGACCAGGATGGCCAGCGCCCCGCGGGCGTGGGCCGCCTCGATCAGCGGCCGCGGATCCTCGATCAGCCCGAGGAAGTTGGGCTGCTGGACGACCACGGCCGCCACGCCGTCGTCCACCCTCTCCGTCGCGCCTGCGGCGATCCGTCCCCCCGCCTCCGGCAGGGTCTCCAGGCGGAGGCGCGGCCCGCGCGCGTAGACTTCGGCCACCTCGCGGTAGAAGGGGTGCAGCGTCGCCGGCAGGAGGAAG comes from the Bacillota bacterium genome and includes:
- the gcvPB gene encoding aminomethyl-transferring glycine dehydrogenase subunit GcvPB; translation: MSEPLIYELGGPGHQGAELPPLDVPDAEEAAGGELPGLPEGLLRKSPPLLPEVTEPEVVRHYTRLSEMNYAIDNGFYPLGSCTMKYNPKRNDAMAALPGFRDLHPLTPEAGAQGALELMARLEAALAEITGMARFSLQPVAGAQGEFTGLSIVRAYHESRGEERTRVIVPDSAHGTNPASAAMAGYQVVEVRSDARGGIDVEDLDRVLGPDVAALMLTNPNTLGLFDERTLEIARRVHEAGALLYYDGANLNAILGLARPGDMGFDIVHLNLHKTFSGPHGGGGPGSGPVGVVAGLERFLPRPLVVREGDRYRLDWGDPEGLDRPGPGSVGKVQAFWGNFAVAVRAYAYILTLGAEGLRQVAESSVLNANYLMRRLARSFDLPYDRSCKHEFVLSGAGLKRETGIRVLDVAKRLLDYGFHPGTVYFPLIVEEALMIEPTETESLATLDAYAEALEAIVREAHEEPEKLRQAPFTTPVRRLDEVTAARHPVLRWRPGSARPGETAQE